In Monomorium pharaonis isolate MP-MQ-018 chromosome 3, ASM1337386v2, whole genome shotgun sequence, a genomic segment contains:
- the LOC105840733 gene encoding uncharacterized protein LOC105840733: MNTKRNPQNVSNSYNGGNSDTIGRDSPSALLEVLAEVASQTLHSEKKHINSMLTLQFKPKTTNMKRNMKETCFTVSQLASMPVSHLVKQFAVFTSDELKRQYSYACALMPDCHQKYTSFASEEKARAYIKSHLEEHLEQLKANKETYDTFTAISVNHKNFKTNLQNKRSRMQQIKKPQETLNKENKDVILEKSTNYLRKILLNDISVKENEKQKCSQKSENKETYDSVLKKSEEINTKVLGDHSYSERLDDKIPNRRETSLNNVPDDTTGEENIVLMVVGTDSVHMKEYSHQKLTENCLDSNIVYSPDKTQISTESNSEMSATKPKGKAKFIGTSKEEREMALAYIERIKKKGNPSGNNLQCRICDPPRSFTAPTTLVSHYRSHAGIKPYECRICKAVFTRRHSLKYHMLIHQNQTRFTCTDCGKKFRHPSHFREHQRRHTGEAPFGCDDCGQRFKTRNTYKRHLKTRHNKILTTFGEVLHPPEEENQKIRNSRKKKDCAPEDIMNVINNTDAIVNFENHDETQVITSTIEEYVLKEDIPSDRNWETNDIIHIDKFEICSESDLNKTDGIETEIAIECNYPDRENSNVNVEYINGTEGGLLQLKNSFYDNLRVTNNEDHIIYQHDIDDNIYECSNEVNCEIDIKDETLTEEQEVENTMRQANTDFSEEQDGNNLQLLQESTHDYHKKICDSDTQEGNKHLKTKATNPNENDQKHDEKYDIDVTTEVQNDVTSETSINCADNFDIGNKEHLRNIFCAQVLYTNIDVSQTCFEVSEGITPKRQNNILEECECISQSVATDVVEILNISSKDFVEVDPKADQRQSQYLYVRSEQLSKLIAQNKYVTIPVHQIKECRDHGLQAKVDNHRSIYIINEDIRTIIKPISEKQSTILVLSSNSCKNSIFQIEKNSIIVKALKR, encoded by the exons ATGAACACGAAGAGAAATCCGCAGAATGTGTCGAATTCGTACAACGGAGGTAATTCTG atacTATAGGAAGAGATAGTCCGTCGGCATTGTTGGAAGTACTTGCAGAAGTTGCATCTCAAACGTTACACTCAGAAAAGAAACACATTAACTCGATGTTAACATTGCAATTCAAACCTAAAACGACGAATATGAAACGAAATATGAAGGAGACGTGCTTCACTGTATCTCAACTCGCGTCCATGCCTGTTTCGCACCTTGTTAAACAATTTGCTGTTTTTACAAGCGACGAGCTCAAAAGACAATATTCTTATGCTTGTGCATTAATGCCTGATTGTCACCAAAAATATACTAGTTTTGCTAGCGAGGAAAAGGCCAGAGCATACATTAAAAGTCATTTAGAGGAGCATTTAGAGCAGCTGAAAGCAAATAAAGAGACTT ATGATACATTTACAGCGATAAGTGTAAAccataaaaatttcaagactAATCTACAAAATAAGAGAAGTCGGATGCAACAGATAAAAAAACCTcaagaaacattaaataagGAGAATAAAGATGTGATACTGGAGAAGTCTACCAattatttacgtaaaatacttttaaacgATATTAGTGTTAAAGAGAACGAGAAGCAGAAATGTTCCCAGAAATCAGAGAATAAGGAAACGTATGATTCTGTATTGAAGAAGTCTGAGGAAATAAATACTAAAGTTCTTGGCGATCATAGTTATTCCGAACGATTAGATGACAAGATACCTAACAGAAGAGAAACATCTCTCAATAATGTCCCTGATGATACAACAGGAGAAGAAAAT ATTGTATTGATGGTTGTCGGTACTGATAGTGTACATATGAAAGAGTATTCTCATCAGAAATTGACAGAAAATTGTTTGGATTCTAATATCGTTTATTCACCAG ATAAAACTCAAATCAGCACGGAATCAAACTCAGAAATGTCTGCGACTAAGCCTAAAGGGAAAGCAAAGTTTATTGGCACGAGCAAGGAAGAAAGGGAAATGGCACTAGCGTATATAGAACGCATTAAGAAGAAGGGTAATCCTTCGGGGAATAATCTTCAGTGTCGTATTTGCGACCCACCTCGCAGTTTCACAGCGCCTACAACTTTAGTGTCCCATTATCGGAGTCACGCTGGAATAAAGCCATACGAGTGTCGGATATGTAAAGCAGTTTTTACGAGAAGACACAGTTTAAAATACCACATGTTGATTCATCAAAATCAAACGCGTTTTACATGCACGGATTGTGGGAAGAAGTTCAGACATCCGTCTCACTTTAGAGAACATCAACGTAGACATACTGGAGAAGCACCGTTTGGATGTGATGATTGTGGGCAACg GTTCAAAACCAGAAATACCTATAAACGTCACTTAAAAACACGGCACAATAAAATCCTTACTACATTTGGTGAAGTTTTGCATCCTCCGGAAGaagaaaatcagaaaattcGAAATAGTCGAAAAAAGAAGGATTGCGCTCCGGAAGATATAATGAATGTAATCAATAACACAGATgcaattgtaaattttgaaaaccaTGATGAGACCCAAGTTATTACAAGTACAATAGAAGAGTATGTTTTGAAAGAAGACATTCCTAGTGACAGAAACTGGGAGACAAatgatataatacatattgatAAATTTGAGATTTGCTCGGAATCTGATTTGAATAAGACTGATGGCATAGAGACTGAAATAGCTATAGAATGTAATTATCCTGATAGAGAAAACAGCAATGTCAATGTGGAATATATTAATGGTACAGAGGGTGGTCTGCTGcaattgaaaaattctttttacgataatttaaGAGTAACTAATAATGAAGATCATATTATCTATCAGCATGATATCGATGATAACATTTATGAGTGTAGCAATGAAGTAAATTGTGAAATAGATATTAAGGATGAAACATTGACAGAAGAACAAGAAGTTGAAAATACAATGAGGCAAGCAAATACAGATTTTTCAGAGGAACAAGATGGAAACAATTTGCAATTGTTGCAAGAATCTACACACGATTATCATAAGAAAATATGCGACAGCGATACGCAAGAAGGAAATaagcatttaaaaacaaaagcaacaAATCCCAATGAAAATGATCAAAAACATGATGAGAAATACGATATCGACGTTACTACAGAAGTACAAAACGATGTTACGAGTGAAACATCTATCAACTGTGctgataattttgatattggaaataaagaacatttgagaaatattttctgtgCGCAGGTTTTATACACGAATATTGATGTTTCACAAACATGTTTTGAAGTTAGCGAAGGAATTACTCCAAAACGTCAAAACAATATATTGGAAGAGTGCGAATGTATAAGTCAGTCTGTTGCGACGGATGTGGTggaaatcttaaatatttcttcgaAAGATTTTGTTGAAGTAGATCCGAAAGCTGATCAACGACAAAGTCAGTATTTGTATGTGCGTTCCGAACagttaagtaaattaattgctCAGAATAAATATGTAACCATACCGGTACATCAAATCAAGGAATGTCGCGATCACGGATTGCAGGCAAAAGTAGACAACCACAGATcgatatatatcataaatgaGGATATACGAACAATTATAAAACCAATTTCTGAGAAGCAAAGTACAATTTTGGTTTTATCTAGTAATAGCTGTAAAAAcagcatttttcaaattgaaaaGAATAGTATTATTGTCAAAGCTCTAAAGAGATAG
- the LOC105840732 gene encoding uncharacterized protein LOC105840732 — MSQEKYNIKEKARAFTVSEVGASQLEHILTMLSSGSNPIDLNDEFVKELAEMFDPDLLKKYINENKKKLENMVKAACYVPPKRSKPKVMNTSQLLNACKMKKASGQKTTDTAES, encoded by the coding sequence ATGAgccaagaaaaatataatataaaggaaAAAGCTCGAGCCTTCACAGTTAGTGAGGTTGGTGCAAGTCAGCTAGAACATATATTGACTATGCTTTCCAGTGGTTCTAACCCCATTGACCTTAATGACGAGTTTGTAAAGGAGTTAGCTGAAATGTTTGATCCtgatttgttaaaaaagtatatcaaCGAAAACAAGAAGAAGTTAGAGAATATGGTTAAGGCAGCATGCTACGTGCCTCCTAAGAGATCTAAACCCAAAGTTATGAACACTTCTCAATTACTTAATGCTTGCAAAATGAAGAAAGCTTCAGGACAAAAAACTACTGACACTGCAGAATCTTAA
- the LOC118644948 gene encoding uncharacterized protein LOC118644948 → MIISGSSQLNTVLCYRGSHAFRNGTGRWVHFLSGTERGTGQISSRSSGIAICLIESVTILRCIGPGSGYRCDVRLVSKIYIQFDIVTKVIERSNKSHRASRLDTF, encoded by the exons ATGATCATCTCTGGCTCGAGCCAACTTAATACAGTTCTCTGTTATAGGGGTTCACATGCCTTCCGGAACGGAACGGGACGCTGGGTTCACTTTCTTTCCGGAACGGAACGGGGCACGGGACAGATCAGCTCCCGATCGAGTGGCATCGCAATTTGTCTAATTG AATCCGTAACAATCCTGAGATGTATTGGCCCTGGAAGCGGATATCGTTGCGACGTTCGATTggtaagtaaaatttacattcaaTTCGACATTGTAACAAAAGTCATTGAACGGTCGAATAAGTCTCATCGCGCTTCACGTCTCGACACATTTTAA